In Mercurialis annua linkage group LG5, ddMerAnnu1.2, whole genome shotgun sequence, a single genomic region encodes these proteins:
- the LOC126682168 gene encoding uncharacterized protein LOC126682168 isoform X3 encodes MFTTHRLFSFCQGVRVDASLLMENGKKDELKGFLEVLPAVEFCCVYGSALHPNNHDKSSMVDFILGVSDPRQWHSENLKLNQDHYASWMVHLGGAKLITEVADEIGVGVHFNPFITWNDKMLKYGVVRMHDLVQDILNWEKFYLSGRLQKPVHILVDNLDIGNANSVNLRAALSAALLLLPSKFTEEALYSKICSLSYMGDLRMLFAEDKNKVKKIVQGQFGLFHSMYKPLLQEYEEKELLRFSSLSDHQSNIFQNQDSDLSATRSLVRALPPLVRSKMGMKLGEQRVPSDSGRILHEVVISSREEAARCMQKVVRRTVMISSARQAISGLLAAGGINGTRYLASKVCKAWKSWT; translated from the exons ATGTTTACAACCCACagattgttttctttttgtcaAGGTGTTCGAGTTGATGCAAGCTTATTAATGGAAAATGGAAAAAAGGATGAACTGAAGGGTTTTCTTGAAGTCCTTCCCGCAGTAGAATTTTGTTGCGTCTATGGCTCAGCTCTACATCCAAATAATCATGACAAG TCATCTATGGTAGATTTTATTCTTGGCGTTTCAGATCCTCGACAATGGCACTCTGAG AATCTGAAACTGAATCAAGATCACTATGCCTCTTGGATGGTGCACCTTGGCGGGGCCAAACTG ATAACTGAAGTTGCAGATGAGATCGGTGTTGGAGTGCATTTCAATCCTTTCATAACATGGAATGACAAG ATGCTCAAATATGGAGTTGTTAGAATGCATGACTTGGTTCAAGATATACTGAATTGGGAGAAATTTTACCTATCTGGTCGTCTGCAAAAACCA GTTCATATACTTGTTGACAATTTGGATATTGGAAATGCAAATTCTGTCAATCTAAGGGCTGCACTATCCGCTGCTCTCCTTCTTTTGCCATCGAAGTTCACCGAG GAAGCTCTTTATTCTAAAATTTGTAGCCTCTCATATATGGGTGACTTGCGGATGCTTTTTGCAGAGGACAAGAATAAG GTAAAGAAGATTGTACAAGGGCAATTTGGTTTATTTCATTCGATGTATAAACCATTACTTCAAGAATATGAGGAAAAAGAGCTACTGAGATTTTCGTCATTAAGTGATCACCAATCAAATATCTTTCAG AATCAGGATAGTGATTTGTCAGCGACTCGTTCTCTTGTTCGAGCTCTTCCACCACTAGTTAGAAGCAAAATGGGGATGAAGCTAGGAGAGCAAAGAGTACCGAGTGATTCTG GGCGCATTTTACATGAAGTCGTAATTAGTTCACGAGAAGAGGCTGCTAGATGCATGCAGAAGGTTGTACGGCGGACTGTGATGATATCGAGTGCAAGGCAGGCCATCTCTGGTCTCTTAGCTGCTGGAGGTATTAATGGCACTAGATATCTTGCTAGTAAAGTTTGCAAGGCATGGAAATCATGGACATGA
- the LOC126682167 gene encoding cationic amino acid transporter 5: MGEQGVEVQPNSYWRFRKQDFLPEESFQSWANYRSALAQTHFRFKDRLTSRSTDAKEIGEIRKQSENDMTRCLTWWDLTWFGFGSVIGAGIFVLTGQEAHDHAGPAIVLSYAASGVSAMLSVFCYTEFAVEIPVAGGSFAYLRIEMGDFMAFITAGNILLESIVGTAAVARAWTSYFTTLLNRPSDSLRIHTNLKEGFNLLDPIAVGVLVITATIAMTGTRKTSYLNWIATALNTSAILFVIIAGFAHANTSNLTPFLPFGAEGVFKAAAIVFFSYGGFDNIATMAEETKNPSRDIPIGLLGSMSLITIIYCLMALSLTMMQKYTDIDRNAAYSVAFQSVGMNWAKYLVALGALKGMTTVLLVGALGQARYITHIARAHMIPPWFALVHPKTRTPIYATLLITISSSLIALFSSLDVLANLLSLSTLFIFMMVSVALMVRRYYVRETTPRINLLKLIAFLLIIVASSMGTSAYWGLRPNGWFGYVVTVPFWFLGTLGIQIILPQQRTPKVWGVPLVPWLPSLSIATNIFLMGSLGNQAFIRFALCTAVMLLYYVFFGLHATYDMAHQQHKPEPLEVKDDDIAEY; this comes from the coding sequence ATGGGAGAACAAGGTGTTGAAGTTCAGCCCAATAGTTATTGGAGATTCAGAAAACAAGATTTCTTACCAGAAGAATCATTTCAAAGCTGGGCCAACTACCGCTCTGCTTTAGCGCAGACACATTTTCGTTTCAAGGACCGCCTCACAAGCAGATCAACTGATGCCAAAGAGATTGGGGAGATTCGGAAACAAAGTGAGAATGACATGACGCGATGCCTCACTTGGTGGGATCTCACCTGGTTCGGTTTTGGTTCAGTTATCGGAGCTGGCATATTTGTACTCACCGGCCAGGAAGCCCATGACCATGCAGGACCTGCCATTGTCTTGTCCTATGCTGCATCCGGAGTATCGGCAATGCTGTCTGTTTTCTGCTACACAGAATTTGCAGTTGAAATTCCTGTCGCGGGCGGATCATTTGCTTACTTAAGAATTGAAATGGGAGACTTTATGGCGTTCATAACAGCAGGAAACATATTGCTGGAAAGCATTGTGGGAACTGCAGCCGTGGCTAGAGCTTGGACCTCTTATTTCACAACTCTTCTAAACCGTCCTTCCGACTCCCTACGCATCCATACAAATCTAAAAGAAGGCTTCAATCTCTTGGATCCAATTGCTGTTGGGGTTTTAGTGATCACTGCCACGATAGCAATGACCGGAACAAGAAAAACATCATACCTCAACTGGATAGCAACTGCACTCAATACCTCCGCAATTTTGTTTGTGATAATTGCAGGATTTGCTCATGCCAACACTTCCAATCTAACCCCATTTTTGCCATTTGGAGCTGAAGGGGTCTTCAAAGCAGCGGCTATTGTATTCTTTAGCTACGGAGGATTCGACAATATAGCCACCATGGCAGAAGAAACCAAAAACCCGTCAAGAGACATACCAATAGGACTGCTAGGGTCAATGTCACTCATTACAATTATATACTGCTTGATGGCACTTTCACTGACCATGATGCAGAAATACACAGATATAGACAGGAATGCAGCTTACTCTGTTGCATTTCAGAGCGTAGGGATGAATTGGGCAAAGTACCTGGTGGCTCTCGGCGCTTTAAAGGGGATGACCACCGTTCTTCTAGTTGGGGCGCTTGGACAAGCACGGTATATAACACATATTGCACGCGCTCACATGATTCCTCCTTGGTTTGCTCTTGTCCATCCAAAAACTAGAACACCGATATATGCCACACTTCTTATCACCATTTCAAGTTCTCTGATCGCTCTATTCTCTAGCCTCGACGTTTTGGCTAACTTGTTATCCCTGAGCACCCTATTTATCTTCATGATGGTGTCTGTTGCTCTTATGGTGAGGAGATACTATGTTAGGGAAACAACGCCGCGAATAAACCTCTTGAAATTAATCGCATTTCTACTGATCATTGTTGCATCATCCATGGGGACTTCCGCATATTGGGGACTGAGACCCAATGGGTGGTTTGGTTACGTCGTAACTGTTCCTTTTTGGTTTCTAGGGACTCTAGGCATACAGATTATTCTGCCTCAGCAAAGAACCCCAAAAGTTTGGGGTGTTCCACTTGTTCCATGGCTTCCATCCTTATCAATTGCAACAAACATCTTTCTCATGGGATCTTTGGGCAACCAGGCTTTCATAAGATTTGCGCTATGCACGGCTGTCATGCTGCTTTACTACGTGTTTTTTGGTCTTCACGCAACTTATGATATGGCCCATCAGCAACACAAGCCAGAACCGTTGGAAGTCAAGGATGATGACATTGCAGAATACTGA
- the LOC126682168 gene encoding uncharacterized protein LOC126682168 isoform X4, producing MVHLGGAKLITEVADEIGVGVHFNPFITWNDKMLKYGVVRMHDLVQDILNWEKFYLSGRLQKPVHILVDNLDIGNANSVNLRAALSAALLLLPSKFTEEALYSKICSLSYMGDLRMLFAEDKNKVKKIVQGQFGLFHSMYKPLLQEYEEKELLRFSSLSDHQSNIFQNQDSDLSATRSLVRALPPLVRSKMGMKLGEQRVPSDSGRILHEVVISSREEAARCMQKVVRRTVMISSARQAISGLLAAGGINGTRYLASKVCKAWKSWT from the exons ATGGTGCACCTTGGCGGGGCCAAACTG ATAACTGAAGTTGCAGATGAGATCGGTGTTGGAGTGCATTTCAATCCTTTCATAACATGGAATGACAAG ATGCTCAAATATGGAGTTGTTAGAATGCATGACTTGGTTCAAGATATACTGAATTGGGAGAAATTTTACCTATCTGGTCGTCTGCAAAAACCA GTTCATATACTTGTTGACAATTTGGATATTGGAAATGCAAATTCTGTCAATCTAAGGGCTGCACTATCCGCTGCTCTCCTTCTTTTGCCATCGAAGTTCACCGAG GAAGCTCTTTATTCTAAAATTTGTAGCCTCTCATATATGGGTGACTTGCGGATGCTTTTTGCAGAGGACAAGAATAAG GTAAAGAAGATTGTACAAGGGCAATTTGGTTTATTTCATTCGATGTATAAACCATTACTTCAAGAATATGAGGAAAAAGAGCTACTGAGATTTTCGTCATTAAGTGATCACCAATCAAATATCTTTCAG AATCAGGATAGTGATTTGTCAGCGACTCGTTCTCTTGTTCGAGCTCTTCCACCACTAGTTAGAAGCAAAATGGGGATGAAGCTAGGAGAGCAAAGAGTACCGAGTGATTCTG GGCGCATTTTACATGAAGTCGTAATTAGTTCACGAGAAGAGGCTGCTAGATGCATGCAGAAGGTTGTACGGCGGACTGTGATGATATCGAGTGCAAGGCAGGCCATCTCTGGTCTCTTAGCTGCTGGAGGTATTAATGGCACTAGATATCTTGCTAGTAAAGTTTGCAAGGCATGGAAATCATGGACATGA
- the LOC126682168 gene encoding uncharacterized protein LOC126682168 isoform X1 — MENGKKDELKGFLEVLPAVEFCCVYGSALHPNNHDKSSMVDFILGVSDPRQWHSENLKLNQDHYASWMVHLGGAKLITEVADEIGVGVHFNPFITWNDKMLKYGVVRMHDLVQDILNWEKFYLSGRLQKPVHILVDNLDIGNANSVNLRAALSAALLLLPSKFTEEALYSKICSLSYMGDLRMLFAEDKNKVKKIVQGQFGLFHSMYKPLLQEYEEKELLRFSSLSDHQSNIFQNQDSDLSATRSLVRALPPLVRSKMGMKLGEQRVPSDSGRILHEVVISSREEAARCMQKVVRRTVMISSARQAISGLLAAGGINGTRYLASKVCKAWKSWT, encoded by the exons ATGGAAAATGGAAAAAAGGATGAACTGAAGGGTTTTCTTGAAGTCCTTCCCGCAGTAGAATTTTGTTGCGTCTATGGCTCAGCTCTACATCCAAATAATCATGACAAG TCATCTATGGTAGATTTTATTCTTGGCGTTTCAGATCCTCGACAATGGCACTCTGAG AATCTGAAACTGAATCAAGATCACTATGCCTCTTGGATGGTGCACCTTGGCGGGGCCAAACTG ATAACTGAAGTTGCAGATGAGATCGGTGTTGGAGTGCATTTCAATCCTTTCATAACATGGAATGACAAG ATGCTCAAATATGGAGTTGTTAGAATGCATGACTTGGTTCAAGATATACTGAATTGGGAGAAATTTTACCTATCTGGTCGTCTGCAAAAACCA GTTCATATACTTGTTGACAATTTGGATATTGGAAATGCAAATTCTGTCAATCTAAGGGCTGCACTATCCGCTGCTCTCCTTCTTTTGCCATCGAAGTTCACCGAG GAAGCTCTTTATTCTAAAATTTGTAGCCTCTCATATATGGGTGACTTGCGGATGCTTTTTGCAGAGGACAAGAATAAG GTAAAGAAGATTGTACAAGGGCAATTTGGTTTATTTCATTCGATGTATAAACCATTACTTCAAGAATATGAGGAAAAAGAGCTACTGAGATTTTCGTCATTAAGTGATCACCAATCAAATATCTTTCAG AATCAGGATAGTGATTTGTCAGCGACTCGTTCTCTTGTTCGAGCTCTTCCACCACTAGTTAGAAGCAAAATGGGGATGAAGCTAGGAGAGCAAAGAGTACCGAGTGATTCTG GGCGCATTTTACATGAAGTCGTAATTAGTTCACGAGAAGAGGCTGCTAGATGCATGCAGAAGGTTGTACGGCGGACTGTGATGATATCGAGTGCAAGGCAGGCCATCTCTGGTCTCTTAGCTGCTGGAGGTATTAATGGCACTAGATATCTTGCTAGTAAAGTTTGCAAGGCATGGAAATCATGGACATGA
- the LOC126682168 gene encoding uncharacterized protein LOC126682168 isoform X2 — translation MENGKKDELKGFLEVLPAVEFCCVYGSALHPNNHDKSSMVDFILGVSDPRQWHSENLKLNQDHYASWMVHLGGAKLITEVADEIGVGVHFNPFITWNDKMLKYGVVRMHDLVQDILNWEKFYLSGRLQKPVHILVDNLDIGNANSVNLRAALSAALLLLPSKFTEEALYSKICSLSYMGDLRMLFAEDKNKVKKIVQGQFGLFHSMYKPLLQEYEEKELLRFSSLSDHQSNIFQDSDLSATRSLVRALPPLVRSKMGMKLGEQRVPSDSGRILHEVVISSREEAARCMQKVVRRTVMISSARQAISGLLAAGGINGTRYLASKVCKAWKSWT, via the exons ATGGAAAATGGAAAAAAGGATGAACTGAAGGGTTTTCTTGAAGTCCTTCCCGCAGTAGAATTTTGTTGCGTCTATGGCTCAGCTCTACATCCAAATAATCATGACAAG TCATCTATGGTAGATTTTATTCTTGGCGTTTCAGATCCTCGACAATGGCACTCTGAG AATCTGAAACTGAATCAAGATCACTATGCCTCTTGGATGGTGCACCTTGGCGGGGCCAAACTG ATAACTGAAGTTGCAGATGAGATCGGTGTTGGAGTGCATTTCAATCCTTTCATAACATGGAATGACAAG ATGCTCAAATATGGAGTTGTTAGAATGCATGACTTGGTTCAAGATATACTGAATTGGGAGAAATTTTACCTATCTGGTCGTCTGCAAAAACCA GTTCATATACTTGTTGACAATTTGGATATTGGAAATGCAAATTCTGTCAATCTAAGGGCTGCACTATCCGCTGCTCTCCTTCTTTTGCCATCGAAGTTCACCGAG GAAGCTCTTTATTCTAAAATTTGTAGCCTCTCATATATGGGTGACTTGCGGATGCTTTTTGCAGAGGACAAGAATAAG GTAAAGAAGATTGTACAAGGGCAATTTGGTTTATTTCATTCGATGTATAAACCATTACTTCAAGAATATGAGGAAAAAGAGCTACTGAGATTTTCGTCATTAAGTGATCACCAATCAAATATCTTTCAG GATAGTGATTTGTCAGCGACTCGTTCTCTTGTTCGAGCTCTTCCACCACTAGTTAGAAGCAAAATGGGGATGAAGCTAGGAGAGCAAAGAGTACCGAGTGATTCTG GGCGCATTTTACATGAAGTCGTAATTAGTTCACGAGAAGAGGCTGCTAGATGCATGCAGAAGGTTGTACGGCGGACTGTGATGATATCGAGTGCAAGGCAGGCCATCTCTGGTCTCTTAGCTGCTGGAGGTATTAATGGCACTAGATATCTTGCTAGTAAAGTTTGCAAGGCATGGAAATCATGGACATGA
- the LOC126682841 gene encoding uncharacterized protein LOC126682841: protein MESNAKITVIYVHPLKSCKAISVRQAPITPTGLRWDRNWMVVNEKGRAVTQRVAPKLALIDVELPHEAFVEDWEPAQNSYMVIKGPGMPELKVSLAKPEETSDGVKLWEWCGSVLDEGAEAAKWFSDYIGKPSRLVRFNSGSETRPVAQYAPEHNVLFSDFGPYLVASQGSLDELNKHLKEGVLMNRFRPSIVVDGCEPFAEDLWKDIKINKFAFGSVKLCARCKIPSINQETAEVGPEPTATLKDLHSDKTLRPSMKDKGEVYFGLYLVWKDIMNGVKGNIIKVGDPVFVLNKISSTEEAAV from the exons ATGGAGAGCAATGCAAAAATAACAGTAATCTATGTCCATCCGCTCAAGTCATGCAAAGCCATCTCTGTTCGTCAAGCACCCATTACTCCCACTG GATTAAGATGGGATAGAAATTGGATGGTAGTGAATGAAAAAGGGAGAGCAGTGACTCAAAGAGTGGCACCAAAGCTTGCTTTGATTGATGTGGAGCTGCCTCACGAGGCATTTGTAGAAGATTGGGAGCCTGCTCAAAATTCTTATATGG TGATAAAGGGTCCTGGAATGCCAGAGCTCAAAGTATCACTAGCAAAACCAGAAGAAACATCGGACGGTGTGAAATTATGGGAGTGGTGTGGCTCTGTGTTGGACGAAGGAGCTGAAGCTGCTAAATGGTTTTCTGATTATATTGGGAAACCCAGTCGTCTTGTTCGTTTTAATTCTG GATCAGAAACAAGGCCAGTGGCTCAATATGCTCCTGAGCACAATGTTTTGTTTTCCGACTTTGGTCCGTACCTGGTTGCATCTCAG GGATCATTAGATGAattaaacaaacatttaaagGAAGGGGTTTTGATGAATAGATTTAGACCCAG CATTGTAGTTGATGGCTGTGAACCATTTGCTGAGGACTTATGGAaagacattaaaataaataaatttgccTTTGGAAGTGTCAAACTATGCGCTCGTTGTAAG ATACCTAGCATTAATCAGGAAACCGCAGAAGTAGGGCCAGAGCCAACTGCAACTCTAAAGGATCTTCATTCTGATAAGACTTTGCGCCCAAGTATGAAAGACAAAGGAGAG GTCTATTTTGGTCTCTATTTAGTTTGGAAAGACATTATGAATGGAGTTAAAGGGAACATAATTAAAGTTGGAGATCCTGTTTTCGTTCTCAACAAAATCTCTTCTACAGAAGAAGCCGCCGTTTGA